One Halosegnis longus DNA window includes the following coding sequences:
- the smc gene encoding chromosome segregation protein SMC, whose translation MYIKELVLDDFKSFGRKTRIPFYEDFTTISGPNGSGKSNIIDSILFALGLARTSGIRAGKLTDLIFDPGDSDDDSFAGEREATVEVILDNEDDTLTREQVVSAAGSEDIGDTDEIRVRRRVKQTEPDNYYSYYYLNDRSVNLSDIQDLLAQAGVTPEGYNVVMQGDVTEIITMSPYARRGIIDEIAGVAEFDAKKEDAFEELETVQERVDEADLRIEEKRDRLDQLSEERETALQYKELREQKQEYEGYLKAAELEEKREALAETEADLDAREDELDTEKRELDERQGKVTRLEEDLADLNRDIEQKGEDEQLEIKRDIEELKGDISRFEDKIETQRERIEEAENSRSQAFVQIDRKQETVDDLESDIRDKKVQKASLKADREEKQAALDEVEAEIAELDTEYEELRAAIDERRERLDALRDEKNELQREQDRLLDDARRRSSEKRETESDIETAREQIPDIEAERSDLESELEKAEANLETISEVVDDLKAEKASLQDDLDDIEDKIASKQQEYAEIEARAGESGDSSFGRAVSTVLNGDLDGVHGAVAQLGSVSPEYAEACETAAGGRMANVVVDDDSVGQRCIEYLKSRNAGRATFLPMTEMHSRGLGSTPAMPGVVDFAYNLVDFDPQYAEVFSYVLGDTLVVEDMETARDLMGDYRLVTLSGDLVEKSGAMTGGSTSGSRYSFEKGGEGQLQRVAEQIQSLEDERSSIREDIRDVDDRLDDARDRKSDAADKVRDIESSIERKDEELAAVEAEIESLEADLDDIESAREETQAEMEDIESQLEAKADEIETLEAEIEERQTELENSEVRELNERAEAIREDIDDLTDRMDAIDGDLNELSLEKQYAEDAIEDLHDTIESAQNKKADAEGKVEEFEAEIETREETLAEKREAVAELEEELADLKEERERLRETVREAKEARDEQQTTVANIESDIADLREERERLEWELEELEGEVGDYDAEEIPDLSSVKGQITKLENLMEELEPVNMLAIDEYDEVEADLDTLEEQRATLQEEADGIRERIEEFETRKQATFMDAFEGINEEFQDIFARLSDGSGELTLENPEDPFDGGMTMKAQPRDKPVQRLDAMSGGEKSLTALAFIFAIQRYNPAPFYALDEVDAFLDAANAEMVGEMVDDLAGDAQFIVVSHRSALLERSERAIGVTMLDENVSAVTGIDLSEQGVPADD comes from the coding sequence ATGTACATCAAAGAGCTGGTCTTAGACGATTTCAAGAGCTTCGGGCGCAAGACCCGAATCCCCTTCTACGAGGACTTCACTACCATCAGCGGGCCGAACGGCTCCGGAAAGTCGAACATCATCGACTCCATCCTGTTCGCGCTCGGTCTCGCCCGCACCTCCGGCATCCGTGCGGGGAAGCTGACGGACCTCATCTTCGACCCCGGCGACAGCGACGACGACAGCTTCGCCGGCGAGCGCGAGGCGACCGTCGAGGTCATCCTCGACAACGAGGACGACACCCTCACCCGCGAGCAGGTGGTCTCTGCGGCCGGCAGCGAGGATATCGGCGACACAGACGAGATTCGGGTCCGCCGCCGGGTCAAACAGACCGAGCCGGACAACTACTACTCCTACTACTACCTGAACGACCGCTCGGTCAACCTCTCTGACATCCAGGACCTGCTCGCCCAAGCCGGCGTCACCCCCGAGGGGTACAACGTCGTGATGCAAGGCGACGTGACCGAGATCATCACCATGTCGCCGTACGCGCGCCGCGGCATCATCGACGAAATCGCCGGCGTCGCCGAGTTCGACGCGAAGAAAGAGGACGCCTTCGAGGAACTCGAGACCGTCCAAGAGCGCGTCGACGAGGCCGACCTCCGCATCGAGGAGAAGCGCGACCGGCTCGACCAGCTGTCCGAGGAGCGCGAAACCGCTCTCCAGTACAAGGAGCTTCGCGAGCAGAAACAGGAGTACGAGGGGTATCTCAAGGCCGCGGAACTCGAGGAGAAACGCGAGGCGCTCGCCGAGACCGAAGCCGACCTCGACGCCCGCGAGGACGAACTCGACACGGAAAAGCGGGAACTCGACGAGCGGCAAGGAAAGGTCACCCGCCTCGAAGAAGACCTCGCCGACCTCAACCGCGACATCGAACAGAAGGGCGAGGACGAACAGCTCGAAATCAAACGCGACATCGAGGAGCTGAAAGGCGACATCAGCCGGTTCGAGGACAAAATCGAGACGCAACGCGAGCGCATCGAGGAGGCGGAAAACAGCCGCTCGCAGGCGTTCGTCCAAATCGACCGCAAACAGGAGACGGTCGATGACCTCGAAAGCGACATCCGGGACAAGAAGGTGCAGAAGGCGTCGCTGAAGGCCGACCGCGAGGAGAAGCAGGCCGCCCTCGACGAGGTGGAAGCCGAGATTGCGGAACTCGACACCGAGTACGAGGAGCTCCGTGCGGCTATCGACGAGCGTCGCGAGCGACTCGACGCCCTACGGGATGAGAAGAACGAACTCCAGCGCGAGCAGGACCGCCTGCTCGACGACGCGCGCCGACGCTCCAGCGAGAAACGCGAGACCGAATCGGACATCGAGACGGCCCGCGAACAGATACCCGACATCGAAGCCGAGCGCTCGGATTTGGAGTCCGAACTGGAAAAGGCCGAGGCGAATCTCGAGACCATCTCCGAGGTCGTCGACGACCTGAAAGCCGAGAAGGCGAGCCTGCAGGACGACCTCGACGACATCGAGGACAAGATCGCGAGCAAACAGCAGGAGTACGCCGAAATCGAGGCACGGGCCGGCGAGTCGGGCGACTCCTCGTTCGGCCGTGCGGTCTCGACGGTTCTCAACGGCGACCTCGACGGCGTTCACGGTGCCGTGGCGCAACTCGGCTCCGTCTCGCCGGAGTACGCCGAGGCGTGTGAGACGGCCGCCGGCGGGCGGATGGCGAACGTCGTCGTCGACGACGACTCCGTCGGCCAGCGGTGCATCGAGTACCTCAAATCGCGCAACGCCGGCCGCGCGACCTTCCTCCCGATGACGGAGATGCACTCCCGCGGTCTGGGGTCGACGCCCGCCATGCCCGGCGTCGTCGACTTCGCCTACAACCTCGTCGACTTCGACCCGCAGTACGCCGAGGTGTTCTCCTACGTGCTCGGAGACACCCTCGTCGTCGAGGACATGGAGACGGCCCGCGACCTGATGGGCGACTACCGGCTCGTCACGCTGTCGGGCGACCTCGTGGAGAAGTCCGGCGCGATGACCGGCGGCTCCACCTCGGGGTCGCGCTACTCCTTCGAGAAGGGCGGCGAGGGACAGCTCCAGCGCGTCGCCGAGCAGATTCAGTCGCTCGAAGACGAGCGCAGTTCCATCCGCGAGGACATCCGCGACGTGGACGACAGGCTCGACGACGCCCGCGACCGCAAGAGCGACGCCGCCGACAAGGTGCGCGACATCGAGTCGTCCATTGAGCGCAAAGACGAGGAGCTCGCCGCCGTCGAGGCGGAAATCGAGTCGCTGGAAGCCGACCTCGACGATATCGAGTCGGCCCGCGAGGAGACGCAGGCCGAGATGGAAGACATCGAGTCGCAGCTAGAGGCGAAGGCCGACGAAATCGAGACGCTCGAAGCCGAAATCGAGGAGCGCCAGACCGAACTCGAGAACTCGGAGGTGCGTGAACTCAACGAGCGCGCCGAGGCGATTCGCGAGGACATCGACGACCTCACCGACCGGATGGACGCCATCGACGGCGACCTGAACGAACTCTCGCTGGAAAAGCAGTACGCCGAGGACGCCATCGAGGACCTCCACGACACCATCGAGTCGGCACAGAACAAGAAGGCCGACGCCGAGGGGAAGGTCGAGGAGTTCGAGGCCGAAATTGAGACGCGCGAGGAGACCCTGGCGGAGAAACGCGAGGCAGTCGCCGAACTGGAGGAGGAACTCGCCGACCTGAAGGAGGAACGCGAGCGGCTGCGCGAGACGGTTCGCGAGGCGAAGGAGGCCCGCGACGAACAGCAGACGACGGTCGCGAACATCGAGAGCGACATCGCCGACCTGCGCGAGGAGCGCGAACGGCTCGAGTGGGAACTCGAGGAGCTGGAAGGCGAGGTCGGCGACTACGACGCCGAGGAGATTCCCGACCTCTCCAGCGTGAAGGGCCAGATTACCAAGCTGGAAAACCTGATGGAAGAGCTGGAGCCGGTGAACATGCTCGCCATCGACGAGTACGACGAGGTGGAGGCCGACCTCGACACGCTCGAAGAGCAGCGCGCCACCTTACAGGAAGAGGCCGACGGCATCCGCGAGCGCATCGAGGAGTTCGAGACGCGCAAGCAGGCGACGTTCATGGACGCCTTCGAGGGTATCAACGAGGAGTTTCAGGATATCTTCGCGCGCCTCTCCGACGGCTCGGGAGAGCTCACGCTGGAGAATCCCGAGGACCCCTTCGACGGCGGGATGACGATGAAGGCGCAGCCGCGCGACAAGCCCGTCCAGCGGCTCGACGCCATGTCGGGCGGCGAGAAGTCACTGACCGCGCTGGCGTTCATCTTCGCCATCCAGCGGTACAACCCCGCGCCCTTCTACGCGCTCGACGAGGTGGACGCGTTCCTTGATGCGGCCAACGCCGAGATGGTCGGCGAGATGGTGGACGACCTCGCGGGCGACGCCCAGTTCATCGTCGTCTCCCACCGGTCGGCGCTGCTCGAACGCTCCGAGCGCGCCATCGGCGTGACGATGCTCGATGAGAACGTCTCGGCCGTCACCGGTATCGACCTGAGCGAACAGGGGGTGCCGGCAGACGACTGA
- a CDS encoding segregation/condensation protein A: MRDDDIPLNIAGHEDEKRDREEEGVLSEFDVTESDDDEVEPVELLVQLAKDGEIEPWDIDIVRVTEEFLDRLDEADLRAGGRALFYASVLLRMKSDAMVADDEPEPDPEQEPWDAPMDDDHDPFAALESEIDRRLDRKHARGTPQTLDELVRELRDRERETALKESRSYDTSDSASGYARGTQTLSYHGGDDFRMDDEPREADALGTAHDEHMEDIVSDVYLACQQQYDKGRDELLFAEIEGAGGSRVDTFLGLLFLAHRGQVSLQQDDLFGDLWIQDPAAVSEKAEAVADD, from the coding sequence ATGCGCGACGACGACATCCCGCTCAACATCGCCGGGCACGAGGACGAAAAGCGAGACCGCGAGGAGGAGGGAGTCCTCTCGGAGTTCGACGTGACGGAGTCGGACGACGACGAGGTGGAGCCGGTCGAACTGCTCGTCCAGCTCGCGAAAGACGGCGAAATCGAGCCGTGGGACATCGACATCGTCCGCGTCACCGAGGAGTTCCTCGACCGGCTGGACGAGGCCGACCTCCGGGCCGGCGGTCGCGCGCTGTTTTACGCCTCGGTCCTCCTGCGGATGAAGTCCGACGCGATGGTGGCCGACGACGAGCCGGAGCCGGACCCCGAACAGGAGCCGTGGGACGCGCCGATGGACGACGACCACGACCCGTTCGCCGCGTTGGAAAGCGAAATCGACCGCCGGCTCGACCGGAAACACGCCCGCGGCACGCCACAGACGCTCGACGAGTTGGTGCGTGAACTCCGCGACCGGGAGCGCGAGACGGCACTGAAGGAGTCGCGCAGCTACGACACCTCCGACTCCGCGAGCGGGTACGCACGGGGGACACAGACGCTCTCGTACCACGGTGGGGACGACTTCCGGATGGACGACGAGCCCCGAGAGGCGGACGCGCTCGGAACGGCTCACGACGAGCACATGGAGGATATCGTCTCCGACGTGTATCTCGCCTGCCAGCAACAGTACGACAAGGGGCGCGACGAACTGCTGTTTGCAGAAATCGAGGGGGCCGGTGGAAGCCGCGTCGACACGTTCCTCGGACTGCTCTTCTTAGCACACCGCGGCCAGGTCTCGCTCCAACAGGACGACCTGTTCGGCGACCTGTGGATTCAGGACCCGGCGGCCGTCTCCGAGAAAGCAGAGGCCGTCGCCGACGACTGA
- the mtnP gene encoding S-methyl-5'-thioadenosine phosphorylase has product MIGFIGGSGIYDSLPLEDTHEEDVTTPYGDPAAPITVGSMPDGTEVAFLPRHGRDHEYSPTSAPYRANIYALKSLGVERVLASNAVGSLREELEPQTLVVPDQIFDRTRNRHYSFFEEGCVVHMEFAQPYCPHMKSHLADSARDASEAEVVEDGTYVCIEGPQYSTKAESEHFRASGFEIIGMTAIPEAKLAREAELCYATVAGITDYDVWKDDAEVTLEEVLDNAAANEEFIKSTIRKAVESMPEERECDCGHAVEGAVNTPTEAIDAETRERVELLVGDYL; this is encoded by the coding sequence ATGATTGGCTTCATCGGAGGCTCCGGTATCTACGACTCGCTCCCGCTCGAAGACACCCACGAGGAGGACGTGACGACGCCGTACGGCGACCCCGCCGCACCGATTACGGTCGGCTCGATGCCCGACGGCACCGAAGTCGCCTTCCTCCCCCGTCACGGTCGCGACCACGAGTACTCACCCACGAGCGCGCCATACCGCGCGAACATCTACGCGCTGAAGTCGCTGGGCGTCGAGCGCGTGCTCGCCTCCAACGCCGTCGGCTCGCTGCGCGAGGAACTGGAGCCACAGACGCTCGTCGTCCCGGACCAGATTTTCGACCGGACGCGAAACCGCCACTACTCCTTCTTCGAGGAGGGGTGTGTCGTCCACATGGAGTTCGCACAGCCGTACTGTCCGCACATGAAATCGCATCTCGCGGACAGTGCCCGCGACGCCTCCGAGGCTGAGGTCGTCGAGGACGGCACCTACGTCTGCATCGAGGGGCCACAGTACTCCACGAAGGCCGAGTCCGAGCACTTCCGCGCGTCCGGCTTCGAGATTATCGGCATGACCGCCATCCCGGAGGCCAAACTCGCCCGCGAGGCCGAACTCTGTTATGCGACCGTCGCCGGCATCACCGACTACGACGTGTGGAAAGACGACGCCGAGGTCACCCTCGAAGAGGTGCTCGACAACGCCGCCGCCAACGAGGAGTTCATCAAATCGACCATCCGGAAGGCCGTCGAGTCGATGCCCGAGGAACGCGAGTGCGACTGCGGTCACGCCGTCGAGGGAGCCGTCAACACGCCGACCGAGGCCATCGACGCCGAGACGCGCGAGCGGGTCGAGTTGCTCGTCGGCGACTACCTCTGA
- a CDS encoding phosphoribosyltransferase, with protein sequence MSDLPEDFDCTVTNWEYIYDLCRTVSNEVKRAEFEPDVVVALARGGWFAGRCLCDFLGLDDLTSLKMEHYVGTAQKSDGASVRYPMPEGSVEGKDVLIIDDIADTGGSIERAYEYVTDRDAGEVRTATLQLLDTSEFQPDFVGEKLAEWTWVVYPWNFIEDMIDLVSGAMEVTEGATFTKDEIRDALAEAHDIKRIEMEIAQPNRMGEVLAEMERRGEVERTASDEWRLA encoded by the coding sequence ATGAGCGACCTTCCCGAGGACTTCGACTGCACGGTCACCAACTGGGAGTACATCTACGACCTCTGTCGGACGGTTTCGAACGAGGTGAAACGCGCGGAGTTCGAACCGGACGTGGTGGTCGCGCTCGCGCGGGGCGGCTGGTTCGCCGGTCGCTGTCTGTGTGACTTCCTCGGGCTGGACGACCTGACGAGTCTGAAGATGGAACACTACGTCGGCACGGCACAGAAGTCCGACGGCGCGAGCGTCCGGTACCCGATGCCCGAGGGGAGTGTCGAGGGGAAGGACGTGCTCATCATCGACGACATCGCCGATACCGGCGGCAGCATCGAGCGCGCCTACGAGTACGTTACCGACCGCGACGCCGGCGAGGTCCGAACCGCGACGCTCCAACTGCTCGACACCAGCGAGTTCCAGCCTGATTTCGTCGGTGAGAAGCTCGCCGAATGGACGTGGGTCGTCTACCCGTGGAACTTCATCGAGGATATGATCGACCTCGTTTCGGGCGCGATGGAGGTGACCGAGGGGGCGACGTTCACCAAAGACGAGATTCGCGACGCGCTCGCAGAGGCCCACGACATCAAGCGCATCGAGATGGAGATCGCCCAGCCGAACCGGATGGGCGAGGTGCTCGCCGAGATGGAGCGCCGCGGGGAAGTCGAACGCACCGCGAGCGACGAGTGGCGACTCGCCTGA